A window of the Brassica napus cultivar Da-Ae chromosome A2, Da-Ae, whole genome shotgun sequence genome harbors these coding sequences:
- the LOC106404770 gene encoding mediator-associated protein 2 codes for MALDYKPPEEFVVNSLQPLADFDVTGSTELWLIQCPMSHVPEIEGKELKVKLGEDGVLGRFEDSSGKEVELVSFASQEGDATVIIPCENESKIVGKISRRVSLVRFPEPEELLETFKTQQKALRAVTSSSVRNSNPAMSSRRKSGQSSLRHSGREKSFFSGFTETPKSSKRKHSEPSASKHGSGSSDRSGKSKKKVKTEK; via the exons ATGGCGTTGGATTACAAACCTCCAGAAGAGTTCGTAGTCAACAGCTTACAGCCCCTCGCTGACTTCGACGTGACGGGATCCACGGAGCTCTGGCTCATCCAGTGCCCTATGAGCCAC GTTCCGGAGATCGAAGGGAAGGAGCTCAAGGTTAAGCTTGGTGAAGATGGAGTCTTGGGACGTTTCGAGGATTCTTCtg GTAAAGAGGTTGAACTTGTTAGCTTTGCTTCTCAAGAAGGTGATGCAACTGTGATTATACCTTGTGAGAACGAATCTAAGATCG TTGGGAAGATTTCGAGGCGAGTTTCGTTGGTTCGGTTTCCTGAACCGGAAGAGCTGCTTGAGACATTTAAAACTCAGCAGAAGGCTTTGAGAGCTGTGACGAGTTCCTCTGTTAGAAACTCTAACCCAGCTATGAGTAGCAGGCGTAAAAGCGGACAGTCTTCTCTTCGACATAGCGGCAGAGAGAAGAGCTTTTTCTCTGGCTTCACTGAGACTCCCAAGTCTTCTAAAAGAAAGCATTCGGAGCCTTCTGCGAGCAAACATGGTTCGGGCTCTTCGGATCGGTCGGGTAAGTCTAAGAAGAAGGTGAAGACTGAGAAGTAG